In Pectobacterium brasiliense, the genomic stretch GCTTGATAATAGCTCTCTTGCCCAGCAGATCTAACAATTGGCCTGTCAAATTTGTTACTAATTGTTCGCCATCCAGATGACTATCCGGCGCTTCCGGCGCTTCATACGCCGAGTCGATCCCAGTGAAATTACGCAGCTCTCCCGCACGGGCTTTTTTATACAACCCCTTAGGATCGCGCGCTTCACAGGTCGCTAACGGCGTATCCACGAAGACTTCGATGAACTGCTCTTCGCCCAGTAAATCCTGCACCATTTTACGCTCGGCGCGGTGCGGCGAGATAAACGCGGTCAGGACCACCAGACCCGCATCTACCATCAGTTTGGCGACTTCACCCACGCGGCGGATATTTTCGCGCCGATCGTCGTCGGTGAAGCCTAAATCACGGCACAATCCGTGCCGCACATTGTCGCCATCCAGCAGATAGGTGCTGACGCCACGTTGATGTAGCGCCTGTTCCAACGCCCCCGCCAGCGTGGATTTACCGGATCCAGACAACCCGGTAAACCAGATAACGACGCCCTGATGACCATGCAATTTCTCGCGCGACTCTCGGGTGACATCGTGCGCATGCCAGACGACGTTATCGTCAGTCGGTTCATCGCGTAAAGACACGTTATTTGCCTCCCAGCAGATCGCGCGCACCCCAATGTGGGAAGTGGCGACGTACCAGTGCATTCAGTTCCAGCTCAAACGCACTGTGCGCGCCCGGCTCCTGATACACCTGCTCGATAGGTTCCCGCACCAGCCCCGCACCGATCGTGACGTTGCTCAGGCGATCGATAAAGATCATCCCGCCCGTCACCGCATTGTGCTGATAGTTGTCCAACACCAGCGGCTCATCAAAAATCAGCTC encodes the following:
- the cysC gene encoding adenylyl-sulfate kinase yields the protein MHWYVATSHIGVRAICWEANNVSLRDEPTDDNVVWHAHDVTRESREKLHGHQGVVIWFTGLSGSGKSTLAGALEQALHQRGVSTYLLDGDNVRHGLCRDLGFTDDDRRENIRRVGEVAKLMVDAGLVVLTAFISPHRAERKMVQDLLGEEQFIEVFVDTPLATCEARDPKGLYKKARAGELRNFTGIDSAYEAPEAPDSHLDGEQLVTNLTGQLLDLLGKRAIIKL